Proteins co-encoded in one Gleimia hominis genomic window:
- a CDS encoding phosphotransferase codes for MSASWPEDLDLLDAIGPWLYSRRWFPGQKGDQIRVLDTVDLSALSVADPANEPVEPVWISLIEVGENLLSVPLVYTDQAPSSGVVAHVRDAWIVDGAYSPLFLRAWIREAYTDGTISPLAPEQARTIRDRLLQVADQTHVISGEQSNTSVVFPGEAACVVKFLRVLHPGVHPELEVTQALAATGWECVATPVLYAQLQPRGEAREPFVYAIGGALVRDGRDGFELFVQMAREGADPAALAHSLGRVTAQMHERLADAFGASESMATSEFAQRLTANIQAASAEVPALKERDFDQQLIAAVHEVENLSELPPVIRVHGDYHLGQTMHSDAGWTVLDFEGEPLRSLADRRQKDFALRDVAGMLRSFDYAGAKASAGAAWTQAAQDAFLNGYTSGGGLGPVEQVMLRALLVEKATYETVYEYRMRPEWIDIPLRALKNLT; via the coding sequence ATGAGTGCGTCTTGGCCTGAAGATTTAGATCTGTTGGATGCGATCGGCCCATGGTTGTACTCGAGGAGGTGGTTCCCCGGGCAGAAAGGCGACCAGATCCGGGTGCTCGACACGGTGGATTTGTCTGCCCTGTCGGTTGCGGATCCGGCGAATGAACCCGTGGAACCCGTGTGGATCTCCCTAATCGAAGTGGGGGAAAACCTCCTGTCGGTCCCACTGGTGTACACGGATCAGGCGCCTTCCAGCGGAGTCGTTGCCCACGTGCGCGACGCGTGGATTGTTGACGGCGCGTATTCCCCCCTATTTTTACGCGCCTGGATCCGCGAAGCCTACACCGATGGGACGATTTCCCCACTGGCTCCTGAACAAGCCAGGACAATACGCGACCGCCTGCTGCAAGTAGCGGACCAGACCCACGTCATTTCTGGGGAGCAGTCCAACACGTCCGTGGTGTTCCCCGGCGAAGCCGCGTGCGTCGTGAAGTTCCTGCGGGTTCTGCATCCGGGAGTGCACCCGGAGTTAGAAGTCACACAAGCCCTCGCAGCTACCGGTTGGGAATGCGTGGCCACCCCCGTGCTGTACGCGCAGCTGCAACCACGCGGAGAGGCACGCGAACCGTTCGTGTACGCAATCGGCGGGGCCCTGGTGCGCGATGGCCGGGATGGGTTCGAACTGTTCGTTCAGATGGCGCGCGAAGGCGCAGACCCCGCTGCGCTCGCCCACTCACTGGGCCGGGTGACCGCGCAGATGCACGAACGGTTAGCCGATGCGTTCGGCGCCAGTGAGTCCATGGCCACCAGTGAGTTCGCTCAGCGCCTCACGGCAAATATTCAAGCGGCCAGTGCGGAAGTGCCCGCGCTGAAGGAACGCGATTTCGATCAGCAGCTGATCGCCGCAGTTCACGAAGTGGAGAACCTTTCGGAACTACCACCCGTGATCCGCGTGCACGGCGACTATCACCTGGGGCAAACGATGCATTCAGACGCCGGGTGGACAGTGCTGGATTTCGAAGGGGAACCATTGCGTTCACTCGCGGATCGGCGGCAAAAAGATTTCGCACTCCGAGACGTGGCGGGGATGCTGCGTTCGTTCGACTACGCGGGTGCGAAGGCGAGCGCGGGGGCAGCGTGGACGCAGGCGGCGCAAGATGCGTTCTTGAACGGTTACACGTCCGGGGGTGGGTTAGGTCCGGTTGAGCAGGTGATGCTGCGCGCCCTCCTGGTGGAAAAGGCGACGTACGAAACGGTTTACGAGTACCGGATGCGCCCAGAGTGGATTGACATTCCGCTGCGGGCACTTAAAAACCTCACGTAA
- the glgB gene encoding 1,4-alpha-glucan branching protein GlgB — protein MNATPMYVSGDILSQVANASYHSPHSVLGAHLQDGVVTIRTVRHLADSVEVVTAHDVYEARHEQDGVWVCAFESPQIVDYRLRVTYGDQVTDVDDPYRFLPTLGEMDTYLISEGRHETLWTVLGSHLHHYEGELGDVSGVSFAVWAPNASAVRVVGDFNYWDGTGSAMRSLGASGVWELFIPDVEVGARYKYEICTPGGGWVQKADPMARATEIPPATASVVTDQFHEWNDEAWMTQRPNRNPQQLPMSIYEIHVGSWKQGLGYRGLADELIPYLKRMGFTHVELMPVAEHPFGGSWGYQVTSYYAPTARFGTPDDFRYFVDQCHQAGIGVILDWVPAHFPKDEWALARFDGTALYEDPDPLRAEHPDWGTLVFNYGRREVRNFLVANALYWLEEFHVDGLRVDAVASMLYLDYSRGEGQWRPNQYGGREHLEAIQFLQETNATAYRRNPGIVMIAEESTAWPGVTAPTTGGGLGFGMKWNMGWMNDTLRYLQEDPVNRRWHHGELTFSLVYAFSENFILPLSHDEVVHGKGSLIARMPGDKWRKLAGLRSLFAYQWSHPGKQLVFMGQEFGQESEWSDAFSLDWWLLDDPGHRQIDRLVARLNDIYVHSPALWDDDYTGYEWIEAGDADHNVISFIRKGCDAEGQTQMLVCICNFAGNPHEDYRVGLPFAGQWEEILNTDSEEFGGSGVINVGPVVGESVPWNGRPASAQLRVPPLGAIWLRPQGQGA, from the coding sequence ATGAATGCAACCCCTATGTACGTTTCTGGTGATATTCTCTCGCAGGTAGCGAATGCGAGTTACCACTCGCCGCACTCGGTTCTGGGCGCGCACCTTCAAGATGGTGTGGTGACTATCCGCACTGTCCGACATTTGGCGGATTCCGTTGAGGTTGTGACCGCTCACGATGTGTACGAGGCGCGCCACGAGCAAGATGGAGTTTGGGTGTGCGCATTCGAATCTCCCCAGATTGTGGACTACCGGCTGCGCGTCACGTACGGCGATCAGGTGACGGACGTGGACGATCCCTACCGCTTCCTCCCCACGCTCGGGGAGATGGATACGTACCTGATTTCAGAGGGTCGCCACGAAACGCTGTGGACCGTTTTAGGTTCGCACTTACATCACTATGAGGGTGAGCTCGGTGACGTCTCGGGCGTTTCGTTTGCTGTGTGGGCACCAAATGCGAGTGCGGTGCGCGTGGTTGGGGATTTCAACTACTGGGATGGTACGGGCAGCGCGATGCGCTCCCTGGGGGCCAGTGGCGTGTGGGAACTGTTTATTCCAGACGTTGAGGTCGGGGCGCGCTACAAGTATGAGATCTGCACGCCCGGAGGCGGCTGGGTGCAAAAAGCTGATCCCATGGCGCGGGCAACGGAGATTCCACCGGCAACAGCGTCGGTGGTGACCGATCAGTTCCACGAGTGGAATGACGAGGCGTGGATGACGCAGCGGCCAAACCGCAATCCCCAGCAGTTGCCCATGTCCATTTACGAGATTCACGTGGGGTCTTGGAAGCAGGGGCTGGGTTACCGCGGTTTGGCGGACGAGCTGATTCCGTATTTGAAACGCATGGGGTTCACGCACGTGGAGCTCATGCCGGTGGCGGAGCACCCGTTTGGTGGCTCTTGGGGCTACCAGGTGACGTCGTATTATGCGCCCACCGCCCGGTTCGGTACGCCTGATGATTTCCGCTATTTTGTGGATCAGTGCCATCAGGCGGGCATCGGCGTGATCCTCGACTGGGTGCCTGCACATTTCCCGAAAGACGAGTGGGCGCTCGCACGGTTCGACGGCACCGCCCTATATGAGGACCCGGATCCGTTGCGTGCGGAGCATCCGGACTGGGGCACGTTGGTGTTCAACTACGGGCGGCGGGAAGTGCGGAACTTCTTGGTGGCGAACGCCCTGTACTGGTTAGAGGAGTTCCACGTGGACGGACTGCGGGTGGACGCGGTCGCATCCATGCTGTACTTGGATTATTCGCGCGGTGAGGGCCAGTGGCGCCCCAACCAGTACGGTGGTCGCGAGCATTTGGAGGCAATCCAGTTTTTGCAAGAAACGAACGCCACCGCTTACCGGCGCAACCCCGGTATCGTCATGATTGCAGAAGAATCCACCGCTTGGCCGGGGGTCACGGCTCCCACCACCGGGGGTGGGCTCGGTTTCGGCATGAAGTGGAACATGGGGTGGATGAACGACACGCTGCGTTACCTGCAGGAAGATCCGGTGAACCGGCGGTGGCATCACGGTGAACTCACGTTCTCCCTCGTGTACGCGTTCTCGGAGAACTTCATTTTGCCGCTGTCTCACGATGAGGTGGTGCATGGGAAAGGTTCTTTGATTGCCCGCATGCCGGGTGATAAGTGGCGTAAGCTCGCGGGTTTGCGGTCCCTGTTTGCTTACCAGTGGTCGCATCCGGGCAAGCAACTGGTTTTTATGGGCCAGGAGTTCGGGCAGGAATCCGAGTGGTCCGACGCGTTCTCGTTGGACTGGTGGTTGCTGGACGATCCGGGGCACCGGCAGATTGACCGCTTGGTGGCGCGTTTGAATGATATTTACGTGCATTCCCCCGCCCTTTGGGACGATGATTACACGGGTTACGAATGGATTGAGGCTGGGGATGCGGACCACAACGTGATTTCGTTTATCCGCAAGGGGTGTGACGCAGAGGGGCAAACCCAGATGCTGGTGTGCATCTGTAACTTTGCGGGCAACCCCCATGAGGACTACAGGGTGGGCCTACCGTTCGCTGGTCAGTGGGAGGAGATCCTCAATACGGACAGTGAGGAGTTCGGTGGTTCCGGCGTTATCAACGTGGGGCCCGTGGTTGGCGAGTCGGTTCCATGGAACGGCCGCCCCGCTTCCGCGCAGTTGCGCGTCCCACCTTTGGGAGCGATTTGGCTTCGTCCGCAAGGGCAAGGGGCGTAA